A genomic segment from Nicotiana sylvestris chromosome 1, ASM39365v2, whole genome shotgun sequence encodes:
- the LOC138889494 gene encoding uncharacterized protein gives MDPLKYIFQKPMPTGKLAKWQILLSVFDIVYVTQKAIKGWALADHLAENPVDGEYDSLETHFPDEEVSFIGEDIAESYDGWRMFFDGAANFKGVGIGAVLVSETSKHYPVSTKLRFSCTNKMAEYEAYILRLKTAIVMNIQELLMIGDSDLLIHQVREEWATKNSKILPYLYHVQELRKRSAKTVF, from the coding sequence atggatcccttaaagtacatctttcagaaacccatgcccaccgGTAAGTTAGCCAAatggcaaatcctattgagtgttttcgacattgtttacgtgactcagaaagcaatcaagggatgggcgctagcagatcaccttgctgaaaaccccgtggatggagaatacgactCCTTGGAGACacattttcccgacgaagaggtatcattcataggagaagatattgcagaatcctatgacggttggaggatgtttttcgatggagcagcaaatttcaagggagttggcataggagcagtcctcgtATCAGAAACCAGtaagcattatccggtgtctaccaaactcaggttctcgtgcaccaacaaaatggccgagtacgaagcctacaTCCTAAGGCTCAAGACGGCTATTgtcatgaacattcaagagttactaatgattggagattcagacttgcttatacatcaggtccgagaagaatgggcaacaaagaactccaagatactcccgtatctatatcacgtacaagaattgagaaagaggtccGCAAAGACGGTATTCTAG